In Rhodococcus qingshengii JCM 15477, the sequence TGAAGCGTGATGGTGCCAAAATCACGATGTCACAGGTACGCCGAGACCTACTGCATTCGGGCGTGGCGCGTCAGGCTGAGAAACAATTCGACCTCTTCGAGCCCCTACTCAGTGAGGAAGAGATTGTCCGACGTCAGGACGCCGAGAACGAACTCCGCGCAGAACTGCTGAGAAGCGGACGCGTTGTCACAATCGGTATCGCGTGCAGCCCCGATGGCGTCTTCGACCTCTATTGGGGCGACGTCGATGTCGACGACGACACTGGCCGGATCCACGTGCTGTTTTCGGAACCTTTGACTCGGCCCGACGCCCCGGCTTCGGGAAAGCATCTTCGCCTCGCAGAAATCGCGACAGCGCGGTTGCCTCGCTTCGATGAGGAATCCGATGATGTCGGATTCAGCCTGACTCCCAATGTTGAACCCGGCGCGGTGAACAGCGAAAATATCCCGGAAATCGACATCACAGGCAGTGAGAACAGTGAATGACCACGAACAGCCCGGTCAGCTTCGTCTCTTGGCAGATGACGAGATCCCTCACGACGTCATCTCGGGCGCATTCGATGCTGCGCGTCTAACTCAGGCGCGCCGACTCGCAGGGCTGACGAAGAAGACAGTCGCCGACACGATCGGGGTCTCACCGGTAGCAGTTGGACAGTGGGAGGCTGGCACAGCCAGTCCCCGCCCGGACAATGTGGAAGCACTCGCCAAAGCGCTCGAAGTGCCGGTGTCATTTCTGGCATCAGGTCGTCCGTATGCCCGACTCGACTCTGCTGCAGCTCATTTCCGTAGTCTGCGGCGGACACCAGCAATCCAACGCAGCAAGGCGGTCGCGTTCACTGAACAGCTGTGGGAACTGACCAATGCGCTGGAAAAGCGCGTCCGTCTCCCCGCGGTCGATCTGCCGGGATTCTCCGCCGGTGAGGTCGAACAATTGGGGTTTCCAACCGACCCCATCGGCGCAGCCGGTGAGCTCAGGAAATACTGGGGCCTAGGTCTTCGGCGGATTCCCAGAGTCGTCCGAACCATGGAACAGCACGGGATCATCGTTACGTTGGCACCGTTCAACCCTGACGACGCGAAAACGATCGATGCGTTCTCCACGACTCAGCTCCCCCGACCGGTCGTCGTACTCACACGAGGCCGGGCTGACGACGTGTATCGACACCGCTTCACAGCCGCACACGAGCTCGGTCATCTGGTCATGCATGGAAACTGCGTGCCTGGAGATCCGTTGCAGGAGAAGGAAGCCGACATCTTCGCTGCTGAGTTCCTCACGCCGAAGGATCAGATCAGCCCGGAGCTGCCCGCTCGAATCGACTTCAATGCGCTGATCGAATTGAGCGCGACATGGGGTGTGTCTGTCGACTCACTTCTCCGTCGATGCAAGGAAGTCGGAATGGCTTCCGAGGCAACCTATCGGCGCGCGTATCAACGATTGGCGGCGCTTCGAGACGCCGACGTGATTCGGAGTGAGCCCATCGAGGGGTTTCCTGGCGAGGTCCCGACATTGCTCCGATCTGCCTACGAGGTAGCGGAACAGAACGGATTGAGCCTGAAAGCACTGGCAGCCGAGCTACGAATAACCCTGCCTAGACTGAGACTATTGCTCGGCGAAGGGGACACACGCCCTACCTTGCACCTGGTTTGACGCGGTTCGACCCGCCCATTTTCATTGATGGAACGTCGCCACCGAGATCGAGATGACGTCAGAACGACTCGCGCTGATCCCCACAGGCGATTCTGACGCCCGTTCGGGGTCTAATCGACTCGACGTATCTCGATTCGCTCCGAGACGTTCTGGATCGCACTGAGTAACAGACACTTTGCAGGAAGTCGGACGAGGATGGATAACCCCGATAGCGCGCATACCCGCGGTGACGACGAAGCCATCAGTGTCGCCAAGGCGGCCGTCCTTCTGTCCGGTGGCAGTTTCGACGCGGATACCGAAACCACCTGCCGCCGCGTTCTCAACGGCGAGAGCGAAGTCGAGCAAGAGCTTTCAGCCTTCCGAGCTCAGCTGCGTGGTTAGCGCCCCGCCGCTCACACAAGGATGTGATCATCGGTCGTCGAAACCGCTACTTGCAGCCACTGACCTTGAGCAACTCTGCAGGAAGGTCATTCTGCATCACGACGCCGTCGCCGTCCCATACGAAAGTCGCGGTGGCCAGACCTGACGGATTCGCATTCGAGTCCATCCCTCGCGGCCACTTGTACTGCACCGTCACGCTATCGCTGGAGGAATCAATCACCGAAGTGAAGCCGAACGAACACGCCGTAGCTGTCCCCTGATACTCCCCACGGTGGAACAACATCACGTGCTGCGGCGAACTACCGGTCCCGCCATTGGTTTCGGCGATCGCATAGCTCAGCTCGGCACACGGATCAAAGTTCGTCTCCCCCAAGAACGTCCACTCAATGCCAGGAATCTGGGTTGCGGCCGGCACCTGGTCGAGGCCGGCCGATATCGCCGCGACTTTCGGGGTCGTTCCACACCTGACTGTCGCAACCGCTGCCGAATCGACAGCGTTTGCCCCACACAGCCACGGCCATCCGGTCATCTGACCGAGATTTTGCGGTTCCGCGGAGAAACTCTGCTCGTCCCCGAACAGGGAACCGTCACCGAACTGACCACCGTTCGCAGCGTCATAGCTGTACGAAGTCACCTTCATCGCCGGTTGCGAGGAACTTCCGCCGTACGGCGCAGTGAAATTCCAGACCTCGATCGGCCTGGACGGGTCGCCTGTACAACGAACCGCGGTCTCGGCCCCTTCACCTCGATGCAGTTTCCACTCGACGGGATTGCCTTCGTACAACGAGGCGGGCGGTGACATGACGGCCAAATTCGCGTCCTCCCACGACAACACCTTGTATGAGGCAGAGCCGCCGAGCTCCTTCGTGGCGACGACAACCTCCGCACCCGGCACACCGTCAACGTCCCACGCTCCGACAAACCCTGCCGCATCCTGCGCCTTCGGATCGGTCAGCAACTTGGAGTCCGTACCGGCTACCGCAGCTTCGATGCCGGATGCTGTCAGCACCACAAT encodes:
- a CDS encoding LppP/LprE family lipoprotein, giving the protein MSAALLLAGCGADSVEGAAQAGESAAALSPTTTTSSAPDVCSGKQDCVSLAVVDVDGDGKDDSIGRAGGQIVVLTASGIEAAVAGTDSKLLTDPKAQDAAGFVGAWDVDGVPGAEVVVATKELGGSASYKVLSWEDANLAVMSPPASLYEGNPVEWKLHRGEGAETAVRCTGDPSRPIEVWNFTAPYGGSSSQPAMKVTSYSYDAANGGQFGDGSLFGDEQSFSAEPQNLGQMTGWPWLCGANAVDSAAVATVRCGTTPKVAAISAGLDQVPAATQIPGIEWTFLGETNFDPCAELSYAIAETNGGTGSSPQHVMLFHRGEYQGTATACSFGFTSVIDSSSDSVTVQYKWPRGMDSNANPSGLATATFVWDGDGVVMQNDLPAELLKVSGCK
- a CDS encoding helix-turn-helix domain-containing protein; this encodes MNDHEQPGQLRLLADDEIPHDVISGAFDAARLTQARRLAGLTKKTVADTIGVSPVAVGQWEAGTASPRPDNVEALAKALEVPVSFLASGRPYARLDSAAAHFRSLRRTPAIQRSKAVAFTEQLWELTNALEKRVRLPAVDLPGFSAGEVEQLGFPTDPIGAAGELRKYWGLGLRRIPRVVRTMEQHGIIVTLAPFNPDDAKTIDAFSTTQLPRPVVVLTRGRADDVYRHRFTAAHELGHLVMHGNCVPGDPLQEKEADIFAAEFLTPKDQISPELPARIDFNALIELSATWGVSVDSLLRRCKEVGMASEATYRRAYQRLAALRDADVIRSEPIEGFPGEVPTLLRSAYEVAEQNGLSLKALAAELRITLPRLRLLLGEGDTRPTLHLV